The proteins below are encoded in one region of Streptomyces ficellus:
- a CDS encoding glycosyltransferase family 39 protein, giving the protein MSSLSWDVRKARIVVTVVAAIAFVSKMALAANTRGPADVRFFWGFARAIARTDPIRIYAEPLPWLPVYNHPPLASWMLLGMEWLAQQGVPWRPLIRFPACLADFVTVLLVFALVRRRAARLRTAMLCAVGAALCPVLVATSGYHGNTDSVAVMFAFAAAYLLVDRGRPLAAGLAAALCVSVKLIPVVAVPLLFAAAWRSGNRTALLRFTAGFSALFLTVWGPVVATVPGGLKANVLEYAGGNFSFWGIVRFARWAGVPEPYVQLLRGDGHFLIVAAIMAVGVWLAWRRPADTPQAVATVLALLLLLSTASGVQYLAWPAAGLFVIGLWQGTAYAVVVGSVATSVYSGQRPVHWTDTEMAFGALGWAVLALCVASALRAALARGRGRAPGAALPPARRAPVPATAPVAGTPAADD; this is encoded by the coding sequence ATGTCGTCTCTGTCCTGGGACGTACGGAAAGCCCGGATCGTCGTCACCGTCGTCGCGGCCATCGCGTTCGTGTCCAAGATGGCGCTCGCGGCGAACACGCGCGGACCCGCCGACGTGCGGTTCTTCTGGGGCTTCGCACGAGCCATCGCCCGGACGGACCCGATCCGCATCTACGCCGAGCCGCTGCCGTGGTTGCCGGTCTACAACCACCCGCCGCTGGCCAGCTGGATGCTGCTGGGGATGGAGTGGCTCGCGCAGCAAGGGGTGCCGTGGCGGCCCCTGATCCGCTTCCCGGCGTGTCTCGCCGACTTCGTCACCGTCCTGCTGGTGTTCGCCCTCGTGCGCAGGCGGGCGGCCCGGCTGCGCACGGCGATGCTGTGCGCCGTCGGCGCCGCGCTGTGCCCGGTGCTCGTCGCCACCTCCGGCTACCACGGCAACACCGACTCGGTCGCCGTGATGTTCGCGTTCGCCGCCGCCTACCTGCTCGTCGACCGGGGCAGGCCGCTGGCGGCCGGGCTCGCCGCGGCCCTGTGCGTCAGCGTCAAGCTCATCCCGGTCGTCGCCGTGCCGCTGCTGTTCGCCGCCGCCTGGCGCAGCGGGAACCGGACCGCCCTGCTGCGCTTCACGGCCGGGTTCTCGGCGCTGTTCCTCACCGTGTGGGGGCCGGTCGTCGCGACCGTGCCGGGCGGACTGAAGGCGAACGTCCTGGAGTACGCGGGCGGCAACTTCAGCTTCTGGGGCATCGTCCGCTTCGCCCGCTGGGCCGGCGTGCCCGAGCCGTACGTCCAGCTGCTGCGCGGCGACGGCCACTTCCTGATCGTCGCCGCGATCATGGCCGTCGGCGTGTGGCTCGCCTGGCGGCGCCCGGCCGACACACCGCAGGCCGTCGCCACCGTGCTCGCGCTGCTGCTGTTGCTGAGCACCGCGTCGGGCGTCCAGTACCTGGCGTGGCCCGCGGCCGGACTGTTCGTCATCGGCCTGTGGCAGGGCACGGCGTACGCGGTCGTCGTCGGCTCCGTCGCCACCTCGGTCTACTCCGGGCAGCGCCCGGTGCACTGGACGGACACCGAGATGGCGTTCGGCGCCCTGGGCTGGGCCGTCCTCGCCCTGTGCGTCGCCTCCGCCCTCCGCGCGGCCCTCGCCCGGGGACGCGGGCGGGCCCCCGGCGCCGCGCTGCCGCCCGCCCGCCGGGCCCCCGTCCCCGCCACCGCCCCGGTCGCGGGGACGCCCGCCGCCGACGACTGA
- a CDS encoding bifunctional glycosyltransferase/class I SAM-dependent methyltransferase, which translates to MTEGQSSSRDESGGGRDGIPRIGILVVAYNAEATLEKTLDRIPAGFRPRIAEILILDDASHDATFTAGCRWSQLAGMPPTVVMRHTKNLGYGGNQKAGYALAAERGLDIVVLLHGDGQYAPELLPQMVEPLVRGECEAVFGSRMMRPRDALRGGMPLYKWLGNRVLTRLENRLLGSDLTEFHSGYRAYSVDALRRLPIERNTDAFDFDTQIIVQMADAGMRIHEIPIPTYYGDEICYVNGMRYAKDVVKDVLEYRLAKKGFGTCGWIPKPVEYPFKEGDGSSHAVILERMRHLPPGRVLDVGCSGGAFAERLEALGHTVTGVDCVEIEGVTHRCSGGFFLADLEEGLPEGIGEGYDYVVAGDVIEHLSRPERLLAELRGALRPDGHVLLSVPNFGHWYSRLRVALGVFDYDRRGILDETHLRFFSRASLRRTVRAAGYDVLSIGATGAPFWSVLGGGPLSRALGGVSKLLTRLRPTLFGYQYVALLTPHAARTIIAGEHIDVQDILNRQFVPVDSSTDRVGV; encoded by the coding sequence GTGACGGAAGGCCAGAGCAGCAGCCGAGACGAGAGCGGCGGCGGCCGGGACGGCATCCCCAGGATCGGGATCCTGGTGGTGGCGTACAACGCGGAAGCGACGCTGGAGAAGACCCTCGACCGGATCCCCGCCGGCTTCCGGCCGAGGATCGCGGAGATCCTCATCCTCGACGACGCCAGCCACGACGCGACGTTCACCGCCGGCTGCCGCTGGTCCCAGCTCGCCGGGATGCCGCCGACCGTCGTCATGCGGCACACCAAGAACCTCGGCTACGGCGGCAACCAGAAGGCCGGGTACGCGCTCGCCGCCGAGCGCGGCCTCGACATCGTCGTCCTGCTGCACGGCGACGGGCAGTACGCGCCCGAACTGCTGCCCCAGATGGTCGAGCCCCTCGTGCGCGGCGAGTGCGAAGCGGTGTTCGGATCGCGCATGATGCGGCCCCGGGACGCCCTGCGCGGCGGCATGCCCCTCTACAAGTGGCTCGGCAACCGCGTCCTGACCCGCCTGGAGAACAGGCTCCTCGGATCGGACCTCACCGAGTTCCACTCCGGCTACCGGGCCTACAGCGTCGACGCCCTGCGCCGCCTGCCCATCGAGCGCAACACCGACGCCTTCGACTTCGACACCCAGATCATCGTGCAGATGGCCGACGCGGGCATGCGCATCCACGAGATCCCCATCCCCACCTACTACGGCGACGAGATCTGCTACGTCAACGGCATGCGGTACGCCAAGGACGTCGTCAAGGACGTCCTCGAGTACCGGCTGGCCAAGAAGGGCTTCGGCACCTGCGGCTGGATCCCCAAGCCCGTCGAGTACCCCTTCAAGGAGGGCGACGGCTCCTCCCACGCCGTCATCCTCGAACGGATGCGCCACCTGCCGCCCGGCCGCGTCCTCGACGTCGGCTGCTCCGGCGGGGCGTTCGCCGAACGCCTGGAGGCCCTCGGGCACACCGTCACCGGCGTCGACTGCGTCGAGATCGAGGGCGTGACGCACAGGTGCTCCGGCGGGTTCTTCCTCGCCGACCTCGAGGAAGGGCTCCCGGAGGGCATCGGCGAAGGGTACGACTACGTCGTCGCCGGCGACGTCATCGAACACCTCTCCCGCCCCGAACGCCTCCTCGCCGAGCTGCGCGGCGCCCTGCGCCCCGACGGGCACGTCCTGCTGTCCGTGCCGAACTTCGGCCACTGGTACTCCCGGCTGCGCGTCGCGCTCGGCGTCTTCGACTACGACCGGCGCGGCATCCTCGACGAGACGCACCTGCGGTTCTTCAGCCGCGCCAGCCTCCGCCGCACCGTGCGCGCCGCCGGGTACGACGTGCTGTCCATCGGCGCCACCGGGGCGCCCTTCTGGTCCGTGCTCGGCGGCGGCCCGCTGTCCCGGGCCCTCGGCGGCGTCTCGAAGCTGCTGACCCGCCTGCGGCCCACCCTCTTCGGCTACCAGTACGTCGCACTGCTCACCCCGCACGCGGCGCGGACGATCATCGCTGGGGAGCACATCGATGTCCAGGACATCCTCAACCGTCAGTTCGTCCCCGTGGACTCCTCCACCGACCGTGTCGGCGTGTGA
- a CDS encoding EamA family transporter — MTLPSLALLLFAVFSSAAGQIMLKHGMAAAATTAGKAGGSLAVRAATTPWVVLGLLVFAISAVAWMTTLARVPLSIAYPFNALGYLLIVLAGSTLLHERTSVWTWAGSLLVVAGLVTVFLGQRN, encoded by the coding sequence TTGACCCTGCCCAGCCTGGCGCTGCTGCTGTTCGCGGTGTTCTCCTCGGCGGCCGGCCAGATCATGCTCAAGCACGGCATGGCGGCCGCCGCCACCACCGCCGGGAAGGCCGGCGGCTCGCTCGCCGTGCGCGCCGCGACCACCCCCTGGGTGGTGCTGGGGCTGCTGGTCTTCGCGATCTCCGCCGTCGCCTGGATGACCACCCTCGCCCGGGTCCCGCTGTCCATCGCGTACCCCTTCAACGCCCTCGGCTATCTGCTGATCGTGCTCGCCGGCTCCACGCTGCTGCACGAGCGGACCTCGGTGTGGACCTGGGCCGGCTCGCTGCTGGTGGTCGCCGGCCTCGTGACGGTCTTCCTCGGCCAACGGAACTGA
- a CDS encoding CDP-glycerol glycerophosphotransferase family protein: MPALSVIVSGHAPLSRLRTCLDSVTAQTPPDLDIVVTVPATDAPARALAARHELRDPRVTVVPVAPGAPPATARAAAAHAATGTHLQFLDPALDRLPEGAAAALTARLDSGDDAPDVLLTDHHHAHWWDDAAPGGSTELLAQAGTDGTTTLAARPALLDVAPLLGNRLVSARLLAEHPELVGTEGHDELYLSYAVLLLARRITATATAGLVRHKDRPSQRRAAGPEQHFAAFGQYERLHQLAHAASAPPALRARLYDRMVGDYLATLARRDELPPALLTEYFRRAARHTARFRPEGHQRPGGLDGVRHALLGRGAHLGYRLLRIANDKRRTVQAVAGARAEQAAAARTRLRYRRRLRRPVDQDLAVFSAYWGRGVHCNPAAIAAELAELAPDIRQVWIAEPDRVPLLPPGTDHVLPGTPRYWDVLARAKYLVNNVNFPNGVVKRPGTVHLQTHHGTPLKRMGVDQRDHPAAAQGLNLEALLERVDRWDYSLSANSHSTETWQRAYPAGYRSLDYGYPRNDVHYRATAADVRTARARLGIEPGRRALLYAPTHRDHQSRTRWTPRLDLPRLADALGEDTVLLVRGHYFHDRLPGPRHDRVLDVTGYDPVEELALAADALITDYSSIMFDYANLDRPIVLHTDDWETYTATRGVYFDVTAEPPGHVTRTQDELTEILRDGTWCDEAAAKQRHDFRLRFCEYDDGRAAERVVRRVFLGEGEESLPPVLPLERRTPAPTPEEATGR, translated from the coding sequence ATGCCCGCACTCAGCGTCATCGTGTCCGGCCACGCCCCGCTCAGCCGGCTCCGCACCTGCCTGGACAGCGTCACCGCCCAGACGCCGCCCGACCTCGACATCGTCGTCACCGTCCCCGCCACCGACGCCCCCGCCCGGGCGCTCGCCGCCCGCCACGAGCTGCGCGACCCCCGCGTCACCGTGGTGCCCGTCGCCCCCGGCGCCCCGCCCGCCACCGCCCGCGCCGCCGCCGCCCACGCCGCGACCGGCACCCACCTCCAGTTCCTGGACCCCGCCCTCGACCGGCTGCCCGAGGGCGCCGCCGCCGCCCTCACCGCCCGCCTCGACAGCGGTGACGACGCGCCCGACGTCCTGCTCACCGACCACCACCACGCCCACTGGTGGGACGACGCCGCACCCGGCGGCTCCACCGAGCTGCTGGCCCAGGCCGGCACGGACGGGACCACCACGCTCGCCGCCCGCCCCGCCCTCCTCGACGTCGCGCCGCTCCTCGGCAACCGCCTCGTCAGCGCCCGGCTCCTGGCCGAACACCCCGAACTGGTCGGCACCGAGGGACACGACGAGCTGTACCTCTCGTACGCCGTGCTCCTCCTCGCCCGGCGGATCACCGCCACCGCCACCGCCGGCCTCGTCCGCCACAAGGACCGCCCCAGCCAGCGGCGCGCCGCCGGCCCCGAACAGCACTTCGCCGCCTTCGGCCAGTACGAGCGCCTCCACCAGCTCGCCCACGCCGCCTCCGCGCCCCCCGCGCTGCGCGCCCGGCTCTACGACCGCATGGTCGGCGACTACCTCGCCACCCTCGCCCGCCGCGACGAACTGCCGCCCGCGCTGCTCACCGAGTACTTCCGGCGCGCCGCCCGCCACACCGCCCGCTTCCGCCCCGAGGGCCACCAGCGGCCCGGCGGCCTCGACGGTGTCCGCCACGCTCTCCTCGGCCGGGGTGCCCACCTCGGTTACCGCCTGCTGCGCATCGCCAACGACAAGCGCCGCACCGTCCAGGCCGTCGCCGGCGCCCGCGCCGAACAGGCCGCCGCCGCCCGCACCCGCCTGCGCTACCGCCGCCGGCTGCGCCGGCCCGTCGACCAGGACCTCGCCGTCTTCTCCGCGTACTGGGGGCGGGGCGTGCACTGCAACCCGGCCGCCATCGCCGCCGAACTCGCCGAACTCGCCCCCGACATCCGCCAGGTGTGGATCGCCGAACCCGACCGCGTCCCGCTGCTGCCGCCCGGCACCGACCACGTCCTGCCCGGCACGCCCCGCTACTGGGACGTCCTCGCCCGCGCCAAGTACCTCGTCAACAACGTCAACTTCCCCAACGGCGTCGTCAAACGCCCCGGCACCGTCCACCTCCAGACCCACCACGGCACGCCGCTCAAGCGCATGGGCGTCGACCAGCGCGACCACCCGGCCGCCGCCCAGGGTCTCAACCTCGAAGCCCTCCTGGAGCGCGTCGACCGCTGGGACTACAGCCTGTCCGCCAACAGCCACTCCACCGAGACCTGGCAGCGGGCCTACCCGGCCGGCTACCGCTCCCTCGACTACGGCTACCCCCGCAACGACGTCCACTACCGGGCCACCGCCGCCGACGTCCGCACCGCCCGCGCCAGGCTCGGCATCGAACCCGGCCGCCGCGCCCTGCTGTACGCCCCCACCCACCGCGACCACCAGTCCCGGACCCGCTGGACGCCCCGCCTCGACCTGCCCCGGCTCGCCGACGCCCTCGGCGAGGACACCGTCCTGCTCGTACGCGGCCACTACTTCCACGACCGGCTGCCCGGCCCGCGCCACGACCGGGTCCTCGACGTCACCGGCTACGACCCCGTCGAGGAACTCGCCCTGGCCGCCGACGCGCTCATCACCGACTACTCGTCGATCATGTTCGACTACGCCAACCTCGACCGGCCCATCGTCCTGCACACCGACGACTGGGAGACCTACACGGCGACCCGGGGCGTCTACTTCGATGTCACCGCCGAACCGCCCGGCCACGTCACCCGCACCCAGGACGAGCTCACCGAGATCCTCCGCGACGGCACCTGGTGCGACGAGGCGGCCGCCAAGCAGCGCCATGACTTCCGGCTGCGGTTCTGCGAGTACGACGACGGCCGCGCCGCCGAGCGGGTCGTCCGCCGGGTCTTCCTCGGCGAGGGCGAGGAGAGTTTGCCGCCCGTGCTGCCGCTGGAGCGCCGCACCCCCGCCCCCACGCCCGAGGAGGCCACCGGCCGATGA
- a CDS encoding glycosyltransferase family 2 protein has translation MTALPDVTVTVIVHDDAERLPRAIASVRAQTHRDIEIVISDDHSTDATPKVAAQLADQDDRIRVIRLERNSGGCGAPRNRALETARAPFLMFLDSDDELPPRACELLLAAHAEADADFTMGAVERVRTDTGDVSPWMGHLFARRRTVRGVEDEPRILFEPLSTNKMYRKEFLDRHALRFPEGLHYEDQLFSARAYTLARAFTVITEPVYRWYIAPHAPADAATISNRRHLLTNVRDRVTVARLIDDFLAEHGVSRRVREEKDHKFLTHDLRLYAGDLPHRDPAWVERFAAEVLPYLDGLSPAAFRRMRRDERAVVGLLREARYEEARQAARGLAHRVAPRETVTDDQGRTYWGSTPPVTEAGRADLDLTDLDLAGCPFGSARFRHEITEVERDGETALRLRVRTYDPARRLPLAPLAARLHVAPGGRRLTVPLRMDPAGRGVFEGAVRLDLAAAALPVHGFRGVRHPVLEVTDGRTAQGAANTGILLAPLDFEPFEVAGAGRHRVTVEPEGRDAGRLQLRWRPGGVVGRLLGPVVQRGPVRRAAKALIGTRPT, from the coding sequence ATGACCGCCCTGCCCGACGTGACGGTCACCGTCATCGTCCACGACGACGCCGAACGGCTGCCCCGCGCCATCGCCTCCGTACGCGCCCAGACCCACCGCGACATCGAGATCGTCATCAGCGACGACCACTCCACCGACGCCACCCCGAAGGTCGCCGCCCAGCTCGCCGACCAGGACGACCGCATCCGCGTCATCCGGCTGGAGCGCAACAGCGGCGGCTGCGGCGCCCCCCGCAACCGGGCCCTCGAAACCGCCCGCGCACCGTTCCTGATGTTCCTCGACAGCGACGACGAACTCCCGCCGCGCGCCTGCGAACTGCTGCTCGCCGCCCACGCCGAGGCGGACGCCGACTTCACGATGGGCGCCGTCGAACGGGTGCGCACCGACACCGGTGACGTCTCGCCCTGGATGGGCCACCTGTTCGCCCGGCGCCGCACCGTGCGGGGCGTCGAGGACGAGCCGCGCATCCTCTTCGAGCCGCTGTCGACCAACAAGATGTACCGCAAGGAGTTCCTCGACCGGCACGCCCTGCGCTTCCCCGAGGGCCTCCACTACGAGGACCAGCTGTTCTCCGCCCGCGCCTACACCCTCGCCCGCGCCTTCACCGTCATCACCGAACCCGTCTACCGCTGGTACATCGCCCCGCACGCGCCCGCCGACGCGGCGACCATCTCCAACCGGCGCCACCTGCTCACCAACGTCCGCGACCGGGTCACCGTCGCCCGCCTCATCGACGACTTCCTCGCGGAGCACGGGGTGTCGCGGAGGGTGCGGGAGGAGAAGGACCACAAGTTCCTCACCCACGACCTGCGGCTGTACGCGGGCGACCTGCCCCACCGCGACCCGGCGTGGGTCGAGCGGTTCGCGGCGGAGGTCCTGCCCTACCTGGACGGGCTGTCCCCCGCCGCCTTCCGCCGGATGCGCCGCGACGAGCGGGCCGTGGTCGGGCTGCTGCGCGAGGCACGGTACGAGGAGGCCCGGCAGGCGGCCCGGGGCCTGGCGCACCGGGTGGCGCCCCGAGAGACGGTCACCGACGACCAGGGGCGCACGTACTGGGGGAGCACCCCGCCGGTGACGGAGGCGGGGCGGGCCGACCTCGACCTGACGGACCTGGACCTGGCGGGCTGCCCGTTCGGCTCCGCCCGGTTCCGGCACGAGATCACGGAGGTGGAGCGGGACGGGGAGACCGCGCTGCGCCTGCGCGTGCGGACCTACGACCCGGCGCGGCGCCTCCCGCTCGCCCCGCTGGCGGCGCGGCTGCACGTGGCGCCGGGCGGGCGGCGGCTGACCGTGCCGCTGCGGATGGACCCGGCGGGGCGGGGCGTCTTCGAGGGCGCCGTACGGCTCGACCTGGCCGCCGCCGCGCTGCCCGTGCACGGCTTCCGGGGCGTGCGGCACCCGGTGCTGGAGGTCACCGACGGGCGCACGGCCCAGGGCGCCGCCAACACCGGCATCCTGCTCGCGCCCCTGGACTTCGAACCGTTCGAGGTGGCCGGCGCGGGCCGGCACCGCGTCACGGTCGAACCGGAGGGCCGGGACGCGGGACGGCTCCAGCTGCGGTGGCGTCCCGGCGGCGTCGTGGGCCGCCTGCTGGGCCCGGTGGTGCAGCGGGGACCGGTGCGCCGGGCGGCCAAGGCGCTGATCGGCACCCGGCCGACCTAG
- a CDS encoding bifunctional glycosyltransferase/CDP-glycerol:glycerophosphate glycerophosphotransferase codes for MPRFSVIVPAYKVQAYLHECLESVLSQSFEDLELIAVDDCSPDGCGTVIDEFAARDRRVIAVHLPENAGLGPARNAGLARASGDYVVFLDGDDTFVPGALQAVADRLKETGSPDLLVYDYARVYWSGEAVRHEFRSHLGQAGPAPFPLTERPGLLKVLMVVWNKAYKREFLEREGFTFPPGFYEDTPWTYPALMAAGSIATLDRVCVHYRQRRTGSILRTTSPRHFDLFEQYERVFAFIDARPELARWRPVLFRRMADHFTSVFSAPGRLPRGTRADFFRRARRHYRRFRTPGATPKFTTRLRHALVRLGCHRAYRAIMTARVLAKRAGRYASVAVRAVRGACLQLHYRVQLCLPVRADRAVFAAYWNRGYACGPAAIEERVRELAPHVRTAWVCAPEHAHTVPTGTRRLSPGTAAYWTALARSKYLVNNANFDRRLVKRRGQLLIQTQHGTPLKHMGLDLQYRPAAGRGMDFARLLHNIDKWDALVSANRHSSLVWERVYPAAYRTLEFGSPRNDVFQRATASDVALLRESLRIPEGHTAILYAPTHRDYVHPQPRLLDLERLLLALGPRYVVLARPHPTHGSPVATDGNARIIDVSGHPSIEELCLASDALITDYSSLMFDYAGLDRPIVVHTEDWGAYEAARGTYFDVRAFPPGAVARTEDELVDIFATGHWRGSRSAQLRAAFRARFCPYDDGHAAERVVRHLFLGEDPAALPPVVPLEDRRPAPSLGGAGAALFPAPR; via the coding sequence ATGCCCCGGTTCAGCGTCATCGTCCCCGCGTACAAGGTCCAGGCGTATCTGCACGAGTGCCTGGAGTCGGTGCTCTCCCAGTCCTTCGAGGACCTGGAGCTGATCGCCGTGGACGACTGCTCGCCCGACGGCTGCGGGACGGTGATCGACGAGTTCGCCGCCCGCGACCGCCGGGTGATCGCGGTCCACCTGCCCGAGAACGCCGGGCTGGGGCCCGCCCGCAACGCGGGTCTCGCCCGCGCGAGCGGCGACTACGTCGTCTTCCTGGACGGTGACGACACCTTCGTACCGGGAGCCCTCCAGGCCGTCGCCGACCGCCTCAAAGAGACCGGTTCGCCCGACCTCCTGGTGTACGACTACGCCCGCGTCTACTGGTCCGGCGAGGCGGTGCGCCACGAGTTCCGCAGCCACCTCGGCCAGGCGGGCCCGGCGCCCTTCCCGCTGACCGAGCGGCCGGGGCTGCTGAAGGTCCTGATGGTGGTGTGGAACAAGGCGTACAAGCGTGAGTTCCTGGAGCGCGAGGGCTTCACCTTCCCGCCCGGCTTCTACGAGGACACCCCGTGGACCTACCCGGCGCTGATGGCCGCCGGGTCGATCGCCACCCTGGACCGGGTGTGCGTCCACTACCGGCAGCGGCGCACCGGCTCCATCCTGCGCACCACCAGCCCCCGCCACTTCGACCTGTTCGAGCAGTACGAGCGGGTCTTCGCGTTCATCGACGCGCGGCCCGAGCTGGCGCGCTGGCGGCCGGTGCTGTTCCGGCGCATGGCCGACCACTTCACGTCGGTGTTCTCCGCGCCCGGCCGCCTCCCGCGCGGCACCCGCGCCGACTTCTTCCGGCGCGCCCGCCGCCACTACCGCCGCTTCCGCACCCCCGGCGCCACGCCCAAGTTCACCACCCGGCTGCGGCACGCCCTGGTCCGGCTCGGCTGCCACCGCGCCTACCGCGCGATCATGACCGCCCGGGTGCTCGCGAAGCGGGCCGGGCGGTACGCCTCGGTGGCGGTCCGCGCCGTGCGGGGCGCCTGCCTCCAGCTCCACTACCGCGTCCAGCTGTGCCTGCCGGTGCGCGCGGACCGGGCGGTGTTCGCCGCGTACTGGAACCGGGGGTACGCGTGCGGCCCGGCGGCCATCGAGGAGCGGGTGCGGGAGCTGGCCCCGCACGTGCGCACCGCCTGGGTGTGCGCGCCGGAGCACGCGCACACCGTGCCGACCGGCACCCGCAGGCTGAGCCCGGGAACGGCCGCCTACTGGACAGCGCTGGCCCGCTCCAAGTACCTGGTCAACAACGCCAACTTCGACCGGCGGCTGGTCAAGCGGCGCGGCCAGCTGCTGATCCAGACGCAGCACGGCACACCGCTCAAGCACATGGGGCTGGACCTCCAGTACCGGCCGGCCGCCGGGCGGGGCATGGACTTCGCGCGGCTGCTGCACAACATCGACAAGTGGGACGCCCTGGTGTCGGCCAACCGGCACTCCAGCCTGGTGTGGGAGCGGGTGTACCCGGCGGCCTACCGCACCCTGGAGTTCGGCTCGCCGCGCAACGACGTCTTCCAGCGGGCGACCGCCTCCGACGTGGCCCTGCTGCGCGAGTCGCTGCGCATCCCGGAGGGCCACACGGCGATCCTGTACGCGCCCACGCACCGCGACTACGTCCACCCCCAGCCGCGCCTGCTCGACCTGGAGCGGCTGCTGCTGGCGCTCGGCCCCCGTTACGTCGTCCTCGCCCGCCCCCACCCCACGCACGGCTCGCCGGTCGCCACGGACGGCAACGCGCGGATCATCGACGTGTCCGGGCACCCCTCGATCGAGGAGCTGTGCCTGGCGTCCGACGCGCTGATCACCGACTACTCGTCACTGATGTTCGACTACGCGGGCCTCGACCGGCCGATCGTGGTGCACACCGAGGACTGGGGGGCGTACGAAGCGGCCCGTGGCACCTACTTCGACGTGCGGGCCTTTCCGCCCGGCGCGGTCGCCCGCACCGAGGACGAGCTGGTCGACATCTTCGCCACCGGCCACTGGCGCGGCTCGCGCTCGGCGCAGCTGCGGGCCGCGTTCCGGGCGCGCTTCTGCCCGTACGACGACGGGCACGCGGCCGAGCGGGTGGTGCGCCACCTGTTCCTGGGCGAGGACCCGGCGGCCCTGCCGCCCGTCGTCCCGCTGGAGGACCGCCGTCCGGCCCCGTCCCTGGGCGGGGCGGGGGCGGCCCTCTTCCCGGCGCCGCGCTAG
- a CDS encoding carbohydrate ABC transporter permease, with amino-acid sequence MSGRLPHAPTGPGTTTVRARQGFAARVAARAGGGVMRVFLVLVALFWLMPTVGLLLSSLRDPADISDSGWWTVLTAPAELTTANYAAILDNETLTGSLLSTVLITVPATVLVVVIGSLAGYAFAWMEFPGRDWWFLLVVGLLVVPVQVALVPVSKLFGAVGIFETTLGVVLFHVAFGLPFAIFLLRNFFAEIPRELLEAARLDGAGEIRLFTRVVMPLGGPAIASLGIFQFLWVWNDMLVALIFADSESPPITVALQQQVRQFGNNIDILAPGAFVSMVIPLAVFFAFQRQFVSGVMAGAVK; translated from the coding sequence ATGAGCGGACGGCTCCCGCACGCACCGACCGGCCCAGGGACGACGACCGTGAGGGCCCGGCAGGGCTTCGCCGCGCGGGTGGCGGCCCGGGCCGGAGGCGGGGTGATGCGGGTCTTCCTCGTCCTGGTCGCGCTGTTCTGGCTGATGCCGACGGTCGGCCTGCTGCTGTCCTCGCTGCGCGACCCCGCCGACATCAGCGACAGCGGCTGGTGGACGGTGCTCACCGCCCCCGCCGAGCTGACCACCGCCAACTACGCGGCCATCCTCGACAACGAGACCCTCACCGGTTCGCTGCTGTCCACCGTGCTGATCACCGTGCCCGCGACCGTCCTGGTCGTCGTCATCGGTTCGCTCGCCGGGTACGCGTTCGCGTGGATGGAGTTCCCCGGCCGGGACTGGTGGTTCCTGCTGGTGGTGGGGCTGCTGGTGGTGCCGGTGCAGGTGGCGCTGGTTCCGGTGTCGAAGCTGTTCGGCGCGGTGGGGATCTTCGAGACGACGCTCGGGGTCGTGCTGTTCCACGTCGCGTTCGGCCTGCCGTTCGCGATCTTCCTGCTGCGGAACTTCTTCGCGGAGATCCCGCGGGAGCTGCTGGAGGCGGCCCGGCTCGACGGGGCGGGCGAGATCCGGCTGTTCACCCGGGTGGTCATGCCGCTGGGCGGGCCCGCGATCGCCTCGCTCGGCATCTTCCAGTTCCTGTGGGTGTGGAACGACATGCTCGTCGCGCTGATCTTCGCCGACTCCGAGTCCCCGCCGATCACCGTCGCGCTCCAGCAGCAGGTACGGCAGTTCGGCAACAACATCGACATCCTGGCGCCGGGCGCGTTCGTCTCCATGGTGATACCGCTCGCCGTCTTCTTCGCCTTCCAGCGGCAGTTTGTCTCCGGTGTGATGGCGGGTGCGGTCAAGTAG